A stretch of Phragmites australis chromosome 12, lpPhrAust1.1, whole genome shotgun sequence DNA encodes these proteins:
- the LOC133886197 gene encoding uncharacterized protein LOC133886197 isoform X1, protein MTFDPLATLHPKSKHSTVCVRVSRKWEYRGGTDDGPIAHIDLVLADEKGDAIYAEIPSSEVDVISPLIEEGGIYIISRFRVSRAKSLYRPIDAPYMIEFTCYTKVYPANNLPETFPRYVYNLTPFAELPKYAGENKYFLDVLGIISEVSDTTLLQLPNQSAATLNRNIILKDLSNVEIKLTLWGQRAAEFTIDEVYNEEQGKPIVVLIVGNLMKSFAGEEYLSGNTACRWYFNPAIPEAEEFYNSTHNQRLTIKRTAAPPHQTARLQGSLQLEDKHLLDLETMDPYDFPICMVHVIAATAY, encoded by the exons ATGACATTCGATCCACTCGCCACACTCCATCCGAAATCCAAACACTCGACAGTTTGCGTCCGTGTCTCACGGAAATGGGAGTATCGTGGTGGCACCGACGATGGACCAATAGCTCACATAGACCTTGTGCTTGCCGATGAAAAG GGAGATGCCATATATGCTGAGATACCAAGCTCTGAAGTGGATGTCATAAGTCCTTTGATCGAAGAAGGTGGCATCTATATCATCAGCCGTTTTAGAGTATCAAGGGCCAAATCTCTGTACAGGCCAATTGATGCACCTTACATGATTGAGTTCACATGCTACACCAAGGTATATCCAGCAAATAACCTGCCTGAAACATTCCCAAGATATGTCTATAACCTCACACCTTTTGCCGAGCTACCAAAATACGCTGGTGAAAACAAATACTTCCTAG ATGtccttggaatcatctccgaaGTTTCTGACACAACTTTGCTACAACTACCAAATCAATCAGCTGCCACTCTAAACAGAAACATAATCCTCAAGGATCTCAG CAATGTCGAGATTAAGTTAACCTTATGGGGACAGCGTGCTGCTGAGTTTACCATCGATGAAGTTTACAATGAAGAACAAGGTAAACCAATTGTTGTGCTCATCGTTGGCAACCTCATGAAAAGTTTCGCTG GTGAAGAATACCTAAGTGGAAATACTGCATGCCGTTGGTATTTTAACCCTGCAATTCCAGAAGCTGAAGAGTTTTATAACAG CACTCACAACCAGCGGCTCACAATCAAGCGTACCGCTGCTCCTCCACATCAAACAGCACGACTACAAGGATCACTACAGCTCGAAGATAAGCATCTCCTTGACTTAGAAACAATGGACCCATATGATTTTCCGATATGCATGGTGCATGTCATCGCTGCTACTGCCTATTAA
- the LOC133886197 gene encoding uncharacterized protein LOC133886197 isoform X2, which translates to MTFDPLATLHPKSKHSTVCVRVSRKWEYRGGTDDGPIAHIDLVLADEKGDAIYAEIPSSEVDVISPLIEEGGIYIISRFRVSRAKSLYRPIDAPYMIEFTCYTKVYPANNLPETFPRYVYNLTPFAELPKYAGENKYFLDVLGIISEVSDTTLLQLPNQSAATLNRNIILKDLSNVEIKLTLWGQRAAEFTIDEVYNEEQGKPIVVLIVGNLMKSFAGEEYLSGNTACRWYFNPAIPEAEEFYNRKVDAAAPLL; encoded by the exons ATGACATTCGATCCACTCGCCACACTCCATCCGAAATCCAAACACTCGACAGTTTGCGTCCGTGTCTCACGGAAATGGGAGTATCGTGGTGGCACCGACGATGGACCAATAGCTCACATAGACCTTGTGCTTGCCGATGAAAAG GGAGATGCCATATATGCTGAGATACCAAGCTCTGAAGTGGATGTCATAAGTCCTTTGATCGAAGAAGGTGGCATCTATATCATCAGCCGTTTTAGAGTATCAAGGGCCAAATCTCTGTACAGGCCAATTGATGCACCTTACATGATTGAGTTCACATGCTACACCAAGGTATATCCAGCAAATAACCTGCCTGAAACATTCCCAAGATATGTCTATAACCTCACACCTTTTGCCGAGCTACCAAAATACGCTGGTGAAAACAAATACTTCCTAG ATGtccttggaatcatctccgaaGTTTCTGACACAACTTTGCTACAACTACCAAATCAATCAGCTGCCACTCTAAACAGAAACATAATCCTCAAGGATCTCAG CAATGTCGAGATTAAGTTAACCTTATGGGGACAGCGTGCTGCTGAGTTTACCATCGATGAAGTTTACAATGAAGAACAAGGTAAACCAATTGTTGTGCTCATCGTTGGCAACCTCATGAAAAGTTTCGCTG GTGAAGAATACCTAAGTGGAAATACTGCATGCCGTTGGTATTTTAACCCTGCAATTCCAGAAGCTGAAGAGTTTTATAACAG GAAGGTGGATGCCGCTGCACCGTTACTATAA